In Blastococcus saxobsidens DD2, the genomic stretch GTCACCGCCGGCTGATCGCCTTCCCGCGCCGGGGATCCGGCGCGGGGGCGTCCGGGGATCAGGACGGACGGGTCCCGACGGCGAAGACCCGCCGGAAGGGCAGCAGCGTCGTGCCGTCGGGGCGCGCGGGGTAGGCGGCCCGCACGTCGGCGTACCCGGCCGGCTCGAGGACCGTGTCGGGGTGGGGTGCCGCCTCGGCCAGCCGGTCGGCCCACTCCGGGGAGCGGCACAGTGCGGCCAGCAGCGCATGGGTGGGAGCGCGGAAGTTCCCGGGCACCTGGACGGCGAGCCACCCGCCAGGCGGCAGGCCCGCGGCCCAGCGGGCCATCAGCTGCGGATGCCCGGGCACCCAGTGCAGGACGGCGTTGCTGACGACGACGTCGACCGGCCCGTCGGGAGCCCACGTCCGCACGTCGCCGGCCTCGAACATGACCCGGCCCGGCACGGTGGAGGACGCGGCGGCGGCGAGCATCTCGGGGGAGGAGTCGACACCGGTGACGGCCGCACCCGGCCACCGGCGCGCCAGCGACGCGGTCAGCGAACCCTCCCCGCAGCCGAGGTCCACGATCCTGCGCGGGGACTCCGCGGACACCCGCGCGAGGAGATCGGTGAACGGCCGGGCCCGCTCTCCGGCGAACCGGAGATAGGTGTCCGGCTGCCAGCCACCCGGCGAGCTCTCGGCGGCCGGGCGCGTCGCATCGTCGGGTGGTGCCATCGCCCCGGACCCTGGTCCCGCGACGCCCGGCTGCGGAACCGGCGGTAGCCGCTTCCTGCTTCCGGGCGGCTGGTCGGCGAAATCGTCCCGGCGGCCCGGTACCGTGGCCCCCGCCGGGGCCGGCTCCGCCCCGCCGTCCATCGACCCGAGGAGCTCCTCATCCCGCCCGACCAGACCTCACCGGCACCCTCGCCCGACGAGGCGGTGACGGCTGCGCCGGTCGAGGAGGACGCCGCAGCGGGTGACGGTCTCCCGCCCGCCGGCACGCCGGTGCCCCCGGACGCGGAGCTGCCGCTGACCGATGCCGGCGAAGCCGACACGTCCGACCGGGGCGATGGCGCCGGTGCGGTGGGTTCGGTGGCCAAGATCCGGGCGGTGCTGCGGGTCCGGGACTTCCGGAAGCTCTGGCTGTCGATGTCGCTGTCCAGCTTCGGCGACTGGCTGGGCCTGCTGGCGATCACCGCGATGGCCGCGTCGATGGTCGACGGGTTCGCGGCGTCGAACTTCGCCCTCGGCGGGGTGCTGCTGTTCCGCCTGCTGCCGGCGATCGTGCTGGGCCCGCTGGCCGGTGCGTTCGCCGACCGGTTCGACCGGCGCAAGACCATGGTGGTCACCGACATCATCCGGTTCGGCCTCTTCGCGTCGATCCCGATCGTCGACAACCTGGTGTGGCTGTTCATCGCCCAGTTCCTCATCGAGGCGTTCAGCCTGTTCTGGATCCCGGCGAAGGACGCCGCCGTCCCGAACATGCTGCGCAAGGACCAGCTGGAGCCGGCGAACCAGCTCTCCCTGGTCACCACCTACGGCCTGACGCCGGTGCTCGCGGCCATCGTGTTCGCCCTCCTCGCGGTCATCAACGCGGAGCTGCCGTCGATCGACGAGGTCGACCTCGCGCTCTACGTGAACGCCGTGACCTTCCTCGTCGCCGCATTGGTCATCTGGAACCTGCCCTCGATCAGCGGGCGGCGGGCCGCCGGAGCCGTGGTGCAGCAGGAGAGCTTCCTGGGTTCCTTGAAGGACGGCTTCTCCTTCGCCGGGCACACCCCGCTGGTCCGGGGGCTGGTCGTCGGCATCACCGGCGCCTTCGTGGCCGCCGGAGCGATCATCGCGACCGGCCAGTTCTACGTGCAGGCCCTGGGCGGCGGCGACGCTGCGTACGGCCTGCTCTTCGGCGCCGTCTTCGTCGGTCTCGGCCTGGGCATCGGCGTCGGGCCCAGCATCGCCCGCGATCTCGCCCGCGAGCGGGTGTTCGGGGTGGCCATCGTCTTCGCCGGCATCGCCGTCCTGCTGCTGTCGGCGTCGCCGACCCTGTGGATCTCGCTGGTGCTCGTCGTCCTCATGGGCTTCTTCGCCGGCATGGCCTACCTGGCCGGGTTCACCCTGCTCGGGACGGAGGTCGAGGACGAGATCCGCGGCCGGACGTTCGCCATCGTCCAGTCGCTCGTGCGGGCGGCGCTGATCGTGTCGCTCGGCGTCGTGCCGTTCGGGGTCGGTCTGATCGGGCAGCACGACGTGGACCTCGGCGCCGTCGCGCTGCCCCTCTCCGGCGAGCGGGTGATGCTGTTCGTGGCCGGCCTGATCGCGGTCGGGGTCGGGTTGCTGGCCTACCGGCAGATGGACGACGGCCGGCCGGTGCCGCTGCTGGCCGACGTCGTGACGGCGCTGCGGCGGGACACCACCGCCCGGCGCCGGCTGGCCAGGGGCGGGGTGCTCATCGCCTTCGAGGGCGGCGAGGGCGCCGGCAAGTCCACCCAGGTGCGCCGGCTGCAGGAGTGGCTCGCCGACGAGGGACTGGTCGCCCGCGCCAGCTTCGAGCCCGGCGCGACACCCGCCGGCGCGGGGATCCGGGGCATCGTGCTGGACAAGGCGCAGGCGGGGCTCGCCCCGCGCGCGGAGGCGCTGCTGTACGCCGCCGACCGCGCCCAGCACGTGCACGACGTCCTCCGGCCGGCGCTGGACGCCGGCGAGGTCGTCATCACCGACCGGTTCATCGACAGCTCGCTGGCCTACCAGGGCGCCGGCCGCACGATCCCGCTCGACGACGTCCGCATGCTCTCCCGCTGGGCGGCCCAGGGGCTGCAGCCGGACCTGACCATCCTGCTCGACCTGCCGCCGGAGGTGGGGCTGGCGCGGGCCCGCGGACGGGCCGCCGCCGACCGGCTGGAATCCGAGTCGCTGGACTTCCACCAGCGGGTGCGGCAGACCTTCCGCGCCCTGGCCGAGGCCGCCCCCGATCGGTACCTGGTGCTGGACGCGCGGCAGTCCCCCGACGAGATCGCGGCCGCGATCCGCATGCGGGTGGCCCGGTTCCTCTCCGGTCTGCCGTTGCAGAACCTCGCGCACCCGGTCCGGCAGGTCGAGGTAGCGCCCCCGGTGCGGCACGACGGCCGGCCGGACCCGGCGCCCCACCACCCGCACGCGCAGACCGGCGCCACCCCCCAGCTGCACCCGTGAGCGCGCCGGTGAAGGCGCCCACGGAGGGCGTCTGGACCCAGCTGGTCGGCCAGCCGGCCGTCGTGGCCGACCTGCGGGCGGCGATCGCCGATCCCACGGCGATGACGCACGCCTGGCTGTTCACCGGCCCGCCCGGCTCGGGCCGGTCGGTGGCCGCGCGGGCCTTCGCCGCGGCGCTGCAGTGCCCGGCGGGCGGCGACGGCACCTGCCACGAGTGCCGCACGGTGCTCGCCGGCACGCACGCCGACGTGCACGTCGTCGTCCCCGACGGGCTGTCGATCGGCGCGGACGAGGCCAGAGGGCTGATCCGGGTGGCCGGCCGGGCGCCGTCGGGCGGGCGCTGGCAGGTCGTCGTCGTGGAGGACGCCGACCGGATGACCGAGTCGGCGTCCAACGCCATCCTCAAGATGATCGAGGAACCGCCGCCGCGGACGGTGTTCCTGCTGTGCGCCCCCAGCCTGCACCCCGACGACGTGCCGGTCACCATCCGGTCCCGGTGCCGGGTGATCGGCCTGCGCACCCCGCCGGTCGGCGCGATCGCCGACGTCCTGGCCCGCCGCGACGGCGTCGACCCGGCGCTGGCCGCCTGGTCGGCGGCCGCCTCCGGCGGGCACGTCGGCCGGGCCCGGCGGCTCGCCCGGGACGAGGAGGCGCGGCTCGCGCGCAAGGCGGTGCTCGACGTCCCGCTGCGGCTGGTCTCGCTCGCCGCCTGCCTCGACGCCGCCGATGACCTGGTGGGGTCCGCGAAGGAGGAGACCGACGCCGCCACGGACGCCCTCGACGGCTCCG encodes the following:
- the tmk gene encoding dTMP kinase; translation: MTAAPVEEDAAAGDGLPPAGTPVPPDAELPLTDAGEADTSDRGDGAGAVGSVAKIRAVLRVRDFRKLWLSMSLSSFGDWLGLLAITAMAASMVDGFAASNFALGGVLLFRLLPAIVLGPLAGAFADRFDRRKTMVVTDIIRFGLFASIPIVDNLVWLFIAQFLIEAFSLFWIPAKDAAVPNMLRKDQLEPANQLSLVTTYGLTPVLAAIVFALLAVINAELPSIDEVDLALYVNAVTFLVAALVIWNLPSISGRRAAGAVVQQESFLGSLKDGFSFAGHTPLVRGLVVGITGAFVAAGAIIATGQFYVQALGGGDAAYGLLFGAVFVGLGLGIGVGPSIARDLARERVFGVAIVFAGIAVLLLSASPTLWISLVLVVLMGFFAGMAYLAGFTLLGTEVEDEIRGRTFAIVQSLVRAALIVSLGVVPFGVGLIGQHDVDLGAVALPLSGERVMLFVAGLIAVGVGLLAYRQMDDGRPVPLLADVVTALRRDTTARRRLARGGVLIAFEGGEGAGKSTQVRRLQEWLADEGLVARASFEPGATPAGAGIRGIVLDKAQAGLAPRAEALLYAADRAQHVHDVLRPALDAGEVVITDRFIDSSLAYQGAGRTIPLDDVRMLSRWAAQGLQPDLTILLDLPPEVGLARARGRAAADRLESESLDFHQRVRQTFRALAEAAPDRYLVLDARQSPDEIAAAIRMRVARFLSGLPLQNLAHPVRQVEVAPPVRHDGRPDPAPHHPHAQTGATPQLHP
- a CDS encoding methyltransferase domain-containing protein → MAPPDDATRPAAESSPGGWQPDTYLRFAGERARPFTDLLARVSAESPRRIVDLGCGEGSLTASLARRWPGAAVTGVDSSPEMLAAAASSTVPGRVMFEAGDVRTWAPDGPVDVVVSNAVLHWVPGHPQLMARWAAGLPPGGWLAVQVPGNFRAPTHALLAALCRSPEWADRLAEAAPHPDTVLEPAGYADVRAAYPARPDGTTLLPFRRVFAVGTRPS
- a CDS encoding DNA polymerase III subunit delta' gives rise to the protein MSAPVKAPTEGVWTQLVGQPAVVADLRAAIADPTAMTHAWLFTGPPGSGRSVAARAFAAALQCPAGGDGTCHECRTVLAGTHADVHVVVPDGLSIGADEARGLIRVAGRAPSGGRWQVVVVEDADRMTESASNAILKMIEEPPPRTVFLLCAPSLHPDDVPVTIRSRCRVIGLRTPPVGAIADVLARRDGVDPALAAWSAAASGGHVGRARRLARDEEARLARKAVLDVPLRLVSLAACLDAADDLVGSAKEETDAATDALDGSETEALKTSLGVGARGPGVVAATRGGAGQLKELERRQKSRATRIGRDSLDRALVDLAGLYRDALVLDAAQSSPDHPAPTLNHPDRRADAEELARRIGAEGALRRIDAILACRQALERNVKPQVALEALTVALRLPA